The Marasmius oreades isolate 03SP1 chromosome 11, whole genome shotgun sequence genome includes a region encoding these proteins:
- a CDS encoding uncharacterized protein (CAZy:AA14), whose product MSKIYSLIALLPFIQFGLVNAHVAAWAKGMYCLNGTRPGIDDQDNSAPVQPLFELSKNDWWMQGITKCMDFPPPQGTFLTLPANRDFKVELATNRGFTTLGWGGTRLTKFAGPINVPEDQFGKSGKCITDPNIHTINEETAAGTVFAIAYKSDPRAVQPEDLTVFTVKYHTVWYREVTYDVPDLPECPPDGCVCAWGWVPTDTCGEPNMYMQPFKCTVTGSSPNARPVAPAKPPVYCEGNPSGCTAGAKQMVFYNQLEGNNVQYDSAKGNPYYNERMGFKEGRQADIFT is encoded by the exons ATGTCCAAGATATACAGCCTCATTGCGCTTCTCCCTTTCATTCAGTTCGGGCTTGTGAACGCTCACGTTGCTGCGTGGGCTAAGG GCATGTACTGCTTGAATGGTACACGCCCTGGTATAGACGACCAAGACAACAGTGCACCCGTCCAACCTTTATTCGAATTAAGCAAGAACGATTGGTGGATGCAGGGTATCACCAAG TGTATGGACTTCCCACCTCCACAAGGCACTTTCCTCACCCTCCCTGCAAACAGAGATTTCAAAGTCGAACTTGCCACCAACCGAGGGTTCACTACTCTCGGATGGGGCGGAACTCGGCTCACGAAATTTGCTGGGCCGATCAATGTTCCGGAGGATCAGTTTGGGAAGAGCGGGAAGTGTATTACTGATCCGAACA TTCATACAATAAATGAAGAGACCGCTGCTGGAACTGTGTTTGCTATCGCTTACAAG TCGGATCCTCGAGCGGTTCAGCCTGAAGACCTCACGGTGTTCACTGTCAAGTATCA TACCGTTTGGTACCGTGAAGTCACATACGACGTTCCAGACCTTCCTGAATGTCCACCAGATGGCTGTGTTTGTGCC TGGGGATGG GTCCCAACCGACACCTGCGGCGAACCTAACATGTACATGCAACCGTTCAAATGTACCGTGACGGGTAGCTCGCCCAACGCTCGACCTGTTGCTCCAGCAAAACCGCCTGTCTACTGTGAAGGAAACCCGAGCGGGTGTACTGCTGGAGCTAAACAAATGGTGTTTTACAATCAACTTGAAGGGAATA